The following proteins come from a genomic window of Triticum aestivum cultivar Chinese Spring chromosome 6A, IWGSC CS RefSeq v2.1, whole genome shotgun sequence:
- the LOC123131792 gene encoding alpha/beta-gliadin-like, translating into MKTFLILALLAIVATTATTAVRVPVPQLQPQNPSQQQSQEQVPLVQQQQFLGQQQPFPPQQPYPQPQPFPSQQPYLQLQPFPQPQLPYSQPQPFRPQQPYPQPQPQYSQPQHPISQQQQQQQQQQQQEQQILQQILQQQLIPCMDVVLQQHNIAHGRSQVLQQSTYQLLQELCCQHLWQIPEQSQCQAIHNVVHAIILRQQQKQQQQPSSQVSFQQPQQQYPLGQGSFRPSQQNPQAQGSVQPQQLPQFEEIRNLALQTLPAMCNVYIPPYCTIAPFGIFGTN; encoded by the coding sequence ATGAAGACATTTCTCATCCTTGCCCTCCTTGCTATCGTGGCGACCACCGCCACAACTGCAGTTAGAGTTCCAGTGCCACAATTGCAGCCACAAAATCCATCTCAGCAACAGTCACAAGAGCAAGTTCCATTGGTACAACAACAACAATTTCTAGGGCAGCAACAACCATTTCCACCACAACAACCATATCCACAGCCGCAACCATTTCCATCACAACAACCATATCTGCAGCTGCAACCATTTCCGCAGCCGCAACTACCATATTCGCAGCCACAACCATTTCGACCACAACAACCATATCCACAACCGCAACCACAATATTCGCAACCACAACATCCAATttcacagcagcagcagcagcaacaacaacaacaacaacaagaacaacaaatACTTCAACAAATTTTGCAACAACAACTGATTCCATGCATGGATGTTGTATTGCAGCAACACAACATAGCGCATGGAAGATCACAAGTTTTGCAACAAAGTACTTACCAGCTGTTGCAAGAATTGTGTTGTCAGCACCTATGGCAGATCCCTGAGCAGTCGCAGTGCCAGGCCATCCACAATGTTGTTCATGCTATTATTCTGCgtcaacaacaaaaacaacaacaacaaccatcgAGCCAGGTCTCCTTCCAACAGCCTCAGCAACAATATCCATTAGGCCAGGGCTCCTTCCGGCCATCTCAGCAAAACCCACAGGCCCAGGGCTCTGTCCAGCCTCAACAACTGCCCCAGTTCGAGGAAATAAGGAACCTAGCGCTACAGACGCTACCTGCAATGTGCAATGTCTACATCCCTCCATATTGCACCATCGCGCCATTTGGCATCTTTGGTACTAACTAA